From the Cucurbita pepo subsp. pepo cultivar mu-cu-16 chromosome LG05, ASM280686v2, whole genome shotgun sequence genome, one window contains:
- the LOC111795891 gene encoding eukaryotic translation initiation factor 4B3-like has translation MAATMSPWGKPGAWALDAEEHEAELLKDQQEQSRSQSEPSADFPSLAAAAATKPKKKKGQSIPLSEFHTYGGPKPSAQSSEPKGLTTEDLMMLPTGPRQRTEEELDRNRLGGGFKSWGQNSLYDRGNRYSNGEDSSNARRGSRVFDESRRSGDGSDREFGRESLPSRADEIDDWGAGKKPMMGNGFERRDRGGGGGFFDSHSSKADESDSWVSNKSFSPSDGRRSGGRGGGFERERRVGFPSNGGGADSDNWDRKSEGSRGRIGENGGGADSDSWGKRSEAARGGISERPRLNLQPRSLPLNNGNQEASGAAVKLKASNPFGNARPREQVLADKGQDWKKIDEKLESMKIKDTVVRAERSSGASFERKGFGSRNAWSPQDRSGSAWRRSESVESRPQSAEAVDVGPAEEN, from the exons ATGGCGGCTACTATGTCACCGTGGGGCAAGCCTGGAGCTTGGGCTCTGGATGCGGAGGAGCATGAGGCCGAGCTTCTCAAGGATCAGCAGGAGCAATCCCGTTCGCAATCGGAGCCCAGTGCCGACTTTCCGTCTCTCGCCGCCGCGGCTGCCACCAAGcctaagaagaagaaaggtcaGTCCATTCCTCTCTCGGAGTTTCATACCTATGGTGGTCCTAAGCCGTCGGCTCAATCCAGTGAGCCGAAGGGTCTTACGACCGAAGATCTAATGATGCTTCCGACGGGTCCGCGTCAGCGAACGGAGGAGGAACTGGACCGCAATCGGCTCGGAGGTGGTTTCAAGAGTTGGGGTCAGAATAGTTTGTATGACAGGGGGAATCGGTATTCTAATGGTGAAGATTCGTCGAATGCTCGACGCGGTTCTAGGGTTTTTGATGAGTCGAGGAGGAGTGGTGATGGATCCGATAGGGAGTTTGGAAGGGAGTCGTTGCCTTCTAGGGCTGATGAGATTGATGATTGGGGCGCTGGGAAGAAGCCTATGATGGGCAATGGCTTTGAGAGGAGAGacagaggaggaggaggaggcttTTTCGATTCGCATTCATCGAAAGCGGACGAATCGGATAGTTGGGTGTCGAATAAAAGCTTTTCACCTTCTGATGGTCGGAGATCAGGCGGTAGAGGTGGTGGATTTGAGAGAGAGCGAAGAGTAGGCTTTCCCTCGAACGGTGGTGGCGCCGATTCAGACAATTGGGACCGAAAATCTGAAGGTTCCAGGGGTAGAATTGGTGAGAATGGTGGTGGGGCTGATTCAGATAGCTGGGGAAAAAGATCTGAAGCAGCCAGAGGTGGAATTAGTGAGCGGCCGAGGCTTAATCTACAGCCTCGTTCACTCCCTTTGAACAATGGGAATCAGGAGGCTTCTGGTGCCGCAGTGAAGCTAAAGGCTTCCAATCCTTTTGGAAATGCTAGACCAAGGGAACAAGTATTGGCTGACAAGGGACAGGACTGGAAGAAAATTGATGAGAAGCTCGAGTCAATGAAAATTAAGGACACGGTTGTGAGAGCTGAGAGATCTAGTGGGGCTTCCTTCGAGAGAAAAGGCTTTGGAAGTCGAAATGCTTGGTCTCCCCAAGATCGTTCAGGGAGCGCATGGAGGAGGTCAGAATCTGTGGAGTCTCGTCCCCAGAG TGCTGAGGCGGTTGATGTTGGACCTGCTGAGGAAAACTGA